In Micromonospora sp. WMMD980, the following are encoded in one genomic region:
- a CDS encoding DUF397 domain-containing protein, with amino-acid sequence MQSPPNGVPVPHLPPMRWLKSRRSNPSGNCVELAELPGGGGIAVRNSRHPEGPALIYTVDEIAAFVLGARDGDFDHLIPPSRTRD; translated from the coding sequence ATGCAATCGCCCCCCAACGGCGTACCCGTGCCTCACCTGCCCCCGATGCGGTGGTTGAAGAGCCGTCGCAGCAATCCCAGCGGCAACTGCGTCGAGCTGGCCGAGCTGCCCGGCGGCGGCGGGATCGCGGTGCGCAACTCCCGGCACCCGGAGGGGCCGGCGCTGATCTACACGGTGGACGAGATCGCGGCGTTCGTGCTCGGCGCCCGGGACGGAGACTTCGACCACCTGATCCCGCCGTCCCGTACACGGGACTAA